The following is a genomic window from Planctomycetia bacterium.
ATGAGACATTGAGATCCGGATTCAATCTGGAATTCCAGACGTAGAGAAAGCCCTCGCCGTACCAGCGAATGTGCAGGTTCTCAAGGACGTAAAACACGACCACAAAAATGAACGTGCTGAAATGGGTGGCCTTGACGATGGAGAGCATGTCCCTCATGCCCACATAGCGCCACGATCCGCGAAACAACTGCATCCGAGCGAACACGGCCATCTTGATGACCACAACGATGGGCAGGAGAGGCAGGAAAAAGGGGCGGACCCAGAGGTCAAAACTCTTGAAGTTATAGGCGAGGCCAAAAGCACAGAAGTAGGCGAGGATGAATAAGAACAGATGCGACACAATCGTGAGCACGCCGCGAGAAACGGGCGAGAAGCCGCGTGGGCGATGGTCGGAATGAAGGGTCTTCAATTGCATGCTTCAAGGGCGGCAGCCCTAGCTTTTCCCAGTCTGCCGCATTCTCCCCCGTCGGATTCATCCCAATCGGCACAGGCTCTGACGCCAGCATCCCGGGCCGCCAGGAATGATGTCGGTTCAATGATAGGATAACGTCAGTGTCAGTCAGCCAAGCGAAGGCTTTAAGCTGCTTATCGGGCGATCCCCTCATCACCACCGCCGGCCGGAGCCGATCGGGCTTCGTCAATAAACCGGCCAAAGCGGATGACCGCTTCGACCAGGTCCTTGTTCATGGTCGCCATGGAAGGATCGGCGAGTAATTTGGTCATGTATTGCTGTGCGGATATCAAATCACCGTCCAGCCAGGAGCAATATGCCAGGAGGAGGGCGGGACCGAAGATGTCGGTGCTTTGGGATTCCACGACGCCGAGCACGTTCATTGTGCGCTCAAGTTTCATCGGGTCGGGGTAGAATTTGGAAATATCCACCTTCAGCCCCTCGGGGCTTTCGGCTCTCTTGAAGGCCATAATGAGGCTGAAGCGGGCGCGATTCATGTCGCGCTGCTCAAGGGCACAAAAGACGTCGGCGATATATGCCCGGGCGGAGTCGCGATGAATCTCGCGATCCATCTGAAAATTGCTCTTTGCCTTTGCGAATTCACCCGCGGCGAAGTAGGCGACGCCGATCTCGTAGTAGTCATCCGCCCGGCGACTTAATTGTTGCTCGTAAAGATCGAGAAAATCCGAGGTGACGGCCTCGCCGCCCTTGAGACGGGACGCGGGGCTGCCGGCGATGTTCATGGGAAGCGATTCACTGGAGATCTCGGAAGAGGCGTCCCCGATGCCATAGTAATCCTGTCCGAGCATGTTTCGGGTGATGTTCGATCGCGGGCTCAGGAGGTTGCGCTGGTCGAGCATGATTTCGACCAGGGTTGGTTGTCGCCGAGCGAGGCCTTGAAGCTGTCGAGCTCGGTACCGGGGGTTGGTCGCCGCCAACAGAGCACGAATCTGGTCCTGTCGCGTCGATACGCCGATATAGCGGCTGTCACGGGCGGAGGAGCTGCGTGCCGGCCTCTGGGCAGTCTGGCTTTGCACCTGTGGCGCTCTCGCACTTTGTCGCCTTGCGGTTCCTCTGCGGCGCGAAGCCTGGCCGAATGAATCGGGGGTCATCGCTAGAACCAGGGCCAATGATGTAAGAAGTATCGAGGTAGAACGCATTTTCAGTGGCTCCTCCCTGATAAGTAGGAGGGGAACTTGTAATGATATCGGTCGAATTTGGGGGGGTCAAACGCAGGGGCGGCAGAATCTGCCCCGAAAGCCAATTCTTCGCACCCCGATTCGGCCGCGTAGCGTACAACTTGCGTAGCTCGAACGAGGCACGCCGCCACTACCACGCCTTCGGGCCGATCTCAGCTTAAACTAGCGAGGTCATGGCCCGAATCTCCTTTTTTTCGATTTCGCTCGCGGCGAAGTGCCGGATTCTCTTTGGACTTGCCGTTCTGCTGATTATTGCCTCGGCGCTCTTTGTCCCGTGGCTGAGAATGCAGGACCTCGTGCATGAGGCGAATATTCAGATTGCCCGCCAAATGGGTCGGCTGGCGCTTGCTCGAAGCGATCTCGGCACGGGTAATTGGCTTCGCAAGCAGCAGGCGCTCGATGCCTGGTGGACAACCGGAGCCGATCAACATGGGCTGCAAGGGCCTGCCCCGAGACTGATCCAGTTATCAGACCCCTCGAATCCTCAGCCGCCGCCGTGGGTAGATGCTGAGCTTGAAGAGGCGATCAAGCTTCTCGCCAAGGATCCCGGTCTCGAAGAGGCGCCGGCCATCGCATCATCGGTCGATCGCAATATCGTCTATCGGGTTGTGTTGCCGGTTCGCTCTTTTGGCGGGCATATGCCGCCGGGAACGCTGCTGGGGATCGTCGCGGTCGAGTATCCGTCGCCGGACGCGCGATTCAATTTGCTTGTAAACCTCGGGCTGAGCCTGATGGCCGGGGCGCTTGCGGGTATCCTAGCGGTTCTTGTTTTTTATCTCATCACGCAGAAGCTGATTCTCTCGCCGGTGCGCGAGTTGACGCGCGTGGCGGAAAGCGTGGCGCAGGGCGAACACGGCGTCAGAAGCCAGATCGCGACCGGGGACGAGTTTGAAGACCTGGCCCGGGCGTTTAATGCCATGCTCACGCATCTTCAGTCGTCCGAGATTGAACTGAGGACCATCAATCGCAGTCTTGATACGCGCCTGGGTGAGCTGGCCGAGCGCAACGTCGCGCTGTTTGAGGCGAACAAGATCAAGAGCCAGTTTCTGGCCAACGTGAGCCATGAGCTTCGCACGCCGTTGACGTCGATCATCGGGTTCGCCGAGCTGCTTCGGGAGGCGACGAGCAGCGACGGGGGCCGGATGCTGCGCTACTCGGAGAACATCATGTCCAGCGGCCGGATGCTCCTGGGGATTATCAACGATCTCCTCGACCTGGCGAAGATCGAGGCGGGCAAGATGGAATTGCACCTCGCCGAGGTCAACATGCAGGAGATGTGCAGGAACCTGATCGACTTCATGCGGCCGCTGGCGGACAAGAAGAGCCTGCAGCTTACGACGTCGATCAGCGAAGATG
Proteins encoded in this region:
- a CDS encoding HAMP domain-containing histidine kinase is translated as MARISFFSISLAAKCRILFGLAVLLIIASALFVPWLRMQDLVHEANIQIARQMGRLALARSDLGTGNWLRKQQALDAWWTTGADQHGLQGPAPRLIQLSDPSNPQPPPWVDAELEEAIKLLAKDPGLEEAPAIASSVDRNIVYRVVLPVRSFGGHMPPGTLLGIVAVEYPSPDARFNLLVNLGLSLMAGALAGILAVLVFYLITQKLILSPVRELTRVAESVAQGEHGVRSQIATGDEFEDLARAFNAMLTHLQSSEIELRTINRSLDTRLGELAERNVALFEANKIKSQFLANVSHELRTPLTSIIGFAELLREATSSDGGRMLRYSENIMSSGRMLLGIINDLLDLAKIEAGKMELHLAEVNMQEMCRNLIDFMRPLADKKSLQLTTSISEDVPVIHSDPGRIQQVLYNLLSNAVKFTPDGGVVELSLSNSGEASVQVCVRDTGIGIPEAELATVFEKFRQLDDSMTREHSGTGLGLAISKELVTILGGTISATSEVGKGSVFSVTLPIAGRFESSTISTEPISLND